The following are from one region of the Mus caroli chromosome 13, CAROLI_EIJ_v1.1, whole genome shotgun sequence genome:
- the LOC110308112 gene encoding histone H4, protein MSGRGKGGKGLGKGGAKRHRKVLRDNIQGITKPAIRRLARRGGVKRISGLIYEETRGVLKVFLENVIRDAVTYTEHAKRKTVTAMDVVYALKRQGRTLYGFGG, encoded by the coding sequence ATGTCTGGTCGCGGCAAGGGCGGTAAGGGCCTTGGCAAAGGCGGCGCCAAGCGCCACCGCAAAGTGCTGCGCGACAACATCCAGGGCATCACCAAGCCCGCCATCCGCCGCCTGGCCCGGCGCGGAGGAGTGAAGCGCATCTCCGGCCTCATCTACGAGGAGACCCGCGGTGTGCTGAAGGTGTTCCTGGAGAACGTGATCCGCGACGCCGTCACCTACACGGAGCACGCCAAGCGCAAGACCGTCACCGCCATGGACGTGGTCTACGCGCTCAAGCGCCAGGGACGCACCCTCTACGGATTCGGCGGCTGA